One genomic region from Leptolyngbyaceae cyanobacterium JSC-12 encodes:
- a CDS encoding phosphoribosylformylglycinamidine synthase subunit II (IMG reference gene:2510096928~PFAM: AIR synthase related protein, N-terminal domain; AIR synthase related protein, C-terminal domain~TIGRFAM: phosphoribosylformylglycinamidine synthase II): MSALSSAPFSPEAIAAEGIKPEEYEEIVRRLGRHPNRAELGMFGVMWSEHCCYKNSRPLLKQFPTEGDRILVGPGENAGVVDLGNGLRLAFKIESHNHPSAVEPFQGAATGVGGILRDIFTMGARPIALLNSLRFGSLENARTRRLFQGVVAGIAHYGNCVGVPTVGGEVYFDPVYSGNPLVNVMALGLMETPEIVKSGAKGIGNPVLYVGSTTGRDGMGGASFASAELSDESIDDRPAVQVGDPFLEKSLIEACLEAFKTGAVVAAQDMGAAGITCSTSEMAAKGGVGIELDLDKIPVRETGMVPYEYLLSESQERMLFVAEKGREQELIDIFEHWGLHAVVAGSVIEEPIVRILFKGNVAAEIPATALADNTPIYHRDLLPEAPDYAQTAWAWTPESLPSCTTDGIVINSTFLTWNDVLLKLLATPTIASKQWVYRQYDHQVQNNTVMLPGRADAAIVRVRPILPPTFPPSPTPGVAATVDCNPRYVYLHPYEGAKAAVAEAARNLSCVGAEPLAITDNLNFGSPEKPIGYWQLAEACRGLAEACRELSTPVTGGNVSLYNETLDADGNPQPIYPTPVVGMVGLIRDVNNICGQGWQDSGDLIYLLGISMDAAPSAAVTLGGSEYLATVHGVIAGKPPIIDFDLERRVQQTCRDGIDQGWVRSAHDCAEGGLAIALAESCISGRRGATVSLAKTATLRWDTILFAEGGARIIVSVPRAHQAEWETYLNTHLQDAWQWLGVVGESNQALVVQTQDNLPLINLTVSEMSDSWQHAIERHLES, from the coding sequence ATGTCTGCCTTGTCATCTGCTCCGTTCTCACCTGAAGCGATCGCGGCAGAAGGGATTAAGCCAGAGGAATACGAAGAAATTGTGCGGCGTCTGGGACGGCATCCCAACCGGGCAGAACTGGGCATGTTTGGGGTGATGTGGTCTGAACACTGCTGTTACAAAAATTCTCGTCCGTTGTTGAAGCAGTTTCCGACTGAGGGCGATCGCATCCTGGTGGGTCCAGGCGAAAATGCTGGAGTTGTGGATTTAGGTAATGGTCTGCGGTTGGCATTCAAAATCGAGTCGCACAACCACCCATCTGCCGTGGAACCGTTTCAAGGTGCCGCCACTGGAGTCGGAGGAATTCTCCGCGATATCTTTACAATGGGTGCTCGCCCGATCGCACTGCTCAACTCTTTGCGATTTGGCTCCCTGGAAAATGCCCGAACACGACGCTTGTTTCAGGGGGTGGTAGCTGGCATTGCTCACTATGGCAACTGCGTTGGGGTGCCAACTGTGGGCGGCGAGGTATATTTTGATCCAGTCTATTCGGGCAATCCACTCGTCAATGTCATGGCGCTGGGGTTGATGGAAACGCCAGAAATTGTGAAATCGGGAGCCAAGGGGATTGGGAACCCGGTGCTGTATGTTGGCTCTACCACTGGGCGGGATGGCATGGGCGGTGCCAGTTTTGCCAGTGCGGAACTCAGTGATGAATCGATAGACGATCGCCCCGCGGTTCAGGTCGGCGATCCGTTCCTGGAAAAATCCTTGATTGAAGCCTGCTTAGAGGCTTTCAAAACGGGGGCAGTGGTAGCCGCACAAGACATGGGGGCAGCGGGAATTACCTGTTCCACATCTGAGATGGCAGCCAAAGGCGGCGTGGGTATTGAACTGGATCTGGACAAAATTCCAGTACGCGAAACTGGCATGGTGCCTTATGAATACTTACTGTCTGAGTCGCAAGAGCGAATGCTGTTTGTTGCAGAGAAAGGACGGGAGCAAGAACTAATCGATATTTTCGAGCACTGGGGATTGCACGCGGTGGTCGCTGGCAGTGTAATTGAGGAGCCGATCGTCCGCATTCTGTTTAAAGGCAATGTTGCGGCTGAAATTCCGGCAACGGCTCTAGCAGACAACACACCTATTTATCATCGCGACCTGCTGCCAGAAGCCCCCGACTACGCTCAAACAGCCTGGGCATGGACACCAGAGTCTCTGCCATCTTGCACAACGGATGGCATCGTCATCAACAGCACCTTCCTGACGTGGAACGATGTATTGCTGAAATTGCTGGCAACTCCGACAATCGCCTCCAAGCAGTGGGTTTATCGCCAATACGATCATCAGGTACAAAACAACACCGTGATGCTGCCTGGTAGAGCCGATGCAGCGATCGTCCGCGTCCGCCCCATTCTCCCCCCGACCTTCCCCCCCTCACCCACCCCTGGTGTAGCTGCCACTGTTGATTGCAACCCCCGGTATGTCTACCTGCATCCCTATGAAGGTGCCAAAGCTGCCGTGGCAGAAGCCGCACGAAATTTAAGTTGCGTTGGGGCTGAACCACTGGCAATCACAGATAACCTGAATTTTGGCAGTCCCGAAAAACCAATTGGCTACTGGCAACTGGCAGAAGCCTGCCGGGGATTGGCAGAAGCCTGCCGAGAACTTAGCACTCCTGTAACAGGCGGCAATGTCTCGCTTTATAACGAAACGCTGGATGCGGATGGCAATCCCCAACCCATTTACCCCACGCCCGTAGTAGGCATGGTGGGACTAATCCGAGATGTGAACAACATTTGTGGACAGGGATGGCAAGACTCAGGAGATTTGATTTATTTGCTGGGCATATCGATGGATGCCGCGCCCTCTGCAGCCGTGACACTGGGAGGTTCAGAATACTTAGCTACCGTGCATGGCGTGATTGCTGGCAAACCACCCATCATCGATTTTGATTTAGAAAGACGTGTGCAACAAACATGTCGAGATGGAATTGACCAAGGATGGGTGCGCTCGGCGCATGACTGCGCTGAAGGGGGATTGGCGATCGCCTTGGCAGAAAGCTGCATCAGTGGCAGGCGGGGAGCCACTGTGAGCCTCGCAAAGACTGCTACTCTGCGGTGGGATACGATCCTGTTTGCGGAAGGTGGCGCACGAATTATTGTTTCTGTGCCACGAGCGCATCAGGCAGAGTGGGAAACCTACTTGAATACACACCTCCAGGATGCCTGGCAATGGCTGGGAGTCGTGGGAGAGTCCAATCAGGCACTTGTGGTTCAAACCCAAGATAACCTTCCCTTAATTAACCTGACTGTTTCTGAAATGAGTGATAGCTGGCAACATGCGATCGAGCGCCATCTGGAAAGCTGA
- a CDS encoding amidophosphoribosyltransferase (IMG reference gene:2510096929~PFAM: Phosphoribosyl transferase domain; Glutamine amidotransferases class-II~TIGRFAM: amidophosphoribosyltransferase): MMPNDSDWMGASPVSNDVLPDSATLDYPDKPEEACGVFGVFAPGEDVAKLAYFGLYALQHRGQESAGIATFAGNEVHLYKEMGLVSQVFNESILNNLPGELAIGHTRYSTTGSSRVVNAQPAVVKTNLGALALAHNGNLVNTPLLREELLRNNHNLITTTDSELIAFAIAEEINSGKPWLEAAISAFNRCQGAFSLVIGTPNGMMGTRDPNGIRPLVIGTLPKTTVTDPTCYVLASETCGLDIIGAEYLRDVEPGELVWITEEGMASFHWSTQPQPKLCIFEMIYFARPDSVMQNESLYSYRMRIGRILAEESPAEADLVIAVPDSGVPAAIGYSQASGIPYAEGLIKNRYVGRTFIQPTQSMRESGIRMKLNPLKDVLTGKRVVIVDDSIVRGTTSRKIVKALRDAGATEVHMRISSPPVTHPCFYGIDTDNQDQLIAATKSVEEITAQIEVDSLSYLSWHGMLAATRQDPTHFCSACFTGDYPVEVPELVKRSKLMFEKRPAVLETAPIA; encoded by the coding sequence ATGATGCCCAACGATTCTGACTGGATGGGTGCTTCTCCCGTCTCAAATGATGTGCTTCCCGATTCTGCAACACTTGATTATCCCGATAAGCCCGAAGAAGCCTGTGGCGTATTTGGCGTGTTTGCTCCTGGAGAAGATGTTGCAAAACTTGCCTACTTTGGGCTGTATGCCTTACAGCATCGGGGTCAAGAATCTGCAGGCATTGCCACCTTCGCAGGAAACGAGGTGCATCTTTATAAAGAGATGGGCTTGGTATCCCAGGTATTTAATGAGTCGATTTTGAACAACTTGCCAGGCGAATTAGCGATCGGACATACTCGCTATTCCACCACAGGGTCTAGCCGGGTGGTAAACGCACAGCCTGCTGTAGTCAAGACGAATCTGGGAGCACTGGCCCTGGCACACAATGGCAATCTGGTCAACACACCCCTCCTGCGAGAAGAACTGCTACGAAATAATCACAACCTGATTACCACCACGGATTCTGAGCTAATTGCATTTGCGATCGCCGAAGAAATTAACAGCGGTAAACCCTGGCTAGAAGCAGCTATCAGTGCATTTAACCGTTGTCAGGGAGCGTTTAGCCTGGTAATTGGCACACCCAACGGCATGATGGGCACCCGCGATCCCAATGGAATTCGTCCTTTAGTGATTGGCACCTTGCCTAAAACGACTGTGACTGATCCCACATGCTACGTTCTGGCTTCAGAAACCTGTGGACTGGATATTATTGGAGCCGAATATTTACGAGATGTGGAACCGGGTGAACTCGTGTGGATCACGGAAGAAGGCATGGCTTCCTTCCACTGGTCTACCCAACCCCAGCCCAAACTCTGCATCTTTGAGATGATCTACTTTGCTCGCCCGGATAGCGTTATGCAAAATGAAAGCCTTTACAGCTACCGGATGCGAATTGGTCGAATTTTGGCGGAAGAATCTCCTGCTGAAGCAGATCTCGTGATTGCGGTGCCAGATTCGGGCGTTCCCGCTGCGATCGGATATTCTCAAGCCTCTGGAATCCCCTATGCAGAGGGATTGATCAAAAATCGCTACGTCGGACGAACATTTATCCAACCAACTCAGAGTATGCGCGAGTCTGGAATTCGGATGAAATTGAACCCGCTCAAAGATGTCTTGACTGGAAAGCGTGTGGTGATTGTGGATGATTCGATTGTGCGTGGAACTACCAGCCGTAAAATTGTCAAAGCTTTACGAGACGCAGGGGCAACAGAAGTGCATATGCGAATTTCATCCCCACCCGTAACCCATCCTTGCTTTTACGGCATTGACACCGATAACCAGGATCAACTCATTGCTGCGACTAAATCGGTGGAAGAAATTACGGCTCAAATCGAAGTTGATTCGCTTAGCTATCTTAGTTGGCATGGCATGCTGGCTGCTACCCGACAAGATCCAACTCATTTCTGCTCTGCCTGCTTCACAGGCGATTACCCAGTTGAAGTGCCTGAACTCGTAAAGCGATCCAAGCTGATGTTTGAGAAAAGACCAGCGGTACTCGAGACGGCTCCAATCGCTTAA
- a CDS encoding hypothetical protein (IMG reference gene:2510096930), producing MLVILMDNQLISPAQVCSTCLLADQSGQPRWSGGRLRCGRALRKHDEHELAQFECQMGFRIANVE from the coding sequence ATGTTAGTCATCCTAATGGACAACCAGCTAATTTCTCCTGCTCAAGTATGCTCGACCTGTCTGCTGGCTGATCAGAGTGGACAGCCTCGCTGGTCAGGTGGTCGATTACGGTGTGGTCGTGCTTTGCGAAAACACGATGAACATGAGTTAGCACAGTTTGAGTGTCAAATGGGTTTTCGGATTGCAAATGTTGAGTAG
- a CDS encoding glycine/serine hydroxymethyltransferase (IMG reference gene:2510096931~PFAM: Serine hydroxymethyltransferase), producing MTQTNLDFLAQTDPAIAEIISQELQRQRDHLELIASENFTSPAVLAAQGSVLTNKYAEGLPGKRYYGGCEAVDRAEQLAIERAKELFGAAHANVQPHSGAQANFAVFLSLLEPGDTIMGMDLSHGGHLTHGSPVNVSGKWFKVQHYGVSCETEQLDYDMIRDLALQHRPKLIICGYSAYPRIIQFDKFRAIADEVGAYLLADIAHIAGLVATGHHPNPIPDCDVVTTTTHKTLRGPRGGLILTRDPELGKKLDKSVFPGSQGGPLEHVIAAKAVAFGEALKPAFKAYSGRVIENAQALASQLQARGFKIVSGGTDNHLMLVDLRSIGMTGKVADQLVSAVNITANKNTIPFDPESPFVTSGLRLGSPAMTTRGLGVNEFTEIGNIIADRLLHPDDEAIAQACRHRVATLCSQFPLYSHLQIPVPAFA from the coding sequence GTGACTCAGACTAACTTAGACTTCCTTGCTCAGACAGACCCAGCGATCGCCGAAATTATTAGCCAGGAACTACAACGACAGCGAGATCACCTGGAACTGATTGCAAGTGAAAACTTCACATCACCTGCTGTCCTTGCTGCTCAAGGGTCTGTCCTCACTAATAAATATGCCGAAGGATTACCTGGAAAGCGCTACTATGGCGGCTGTGAAGCGGTTGATCGAGCCGAGCAATTGGCGATCGAACGAGCCAAAGAACTGTTTGGAGCCGCTCATGCTAATGTTCAACCTCACTCTGGTGCCCAAGCCAATTTTGCTGTGTTTTTGAGCTTGCTAGAACCGGGTGACACCATTATGGGCATGGATTTGTCGCATGGTGGACATCTGACTCACGGTTCTCCAGTCAATGTTTCCGGAAAGTGGTTCAAAGTGCAGCACTATGGAGTTAGCTGTGAAACTGAGCAACTTGACTATGACATGATTCGTGATCTGGCGTTGCAGCATCGTCCCAAGTTGATTATTTGCGGCTATTCCGCCTATCCTCGCATCATCCAGTTCGACAAGTTCCGGGCGATCGCAGACGAAGTTGGAGCCTATCTCCTGGCAGACATTGCCCACATTGCTGGCCTTGTAGCCACAGGGCACCACCCTAATCCCATTCCTGATTGTGATGTCGTCACTACTACAACCCACAAAACCCTGCGCGGTCCTCGTGGGGGCTTGATCCTGACACGCGATCCAGAACTCGGCAAAAAGCTAGACAAATCGGTATTTCCTGGTTCTCAAGGCGGGCCGTTGGAGCACGTTATCGCCGCCAAAGCAGTTGCCTTCGGAGAAGCTCTGAAACCTGCGTTCAAAGCCTATTCAGGACGTGTGATTGAAAATGCTCAGGCTTTGGCAAGTCAACTACAAGCGCGTGGCTTCAAAATTGTCTCTGGTGGCACGGATAACCACTTGATGCTGGTTGATCTGCGATCAATAGGGATGACTGGAAAAGTCGCGGATCAACTGGTGAGTGCAGTCAATATTACTGCAAACAAAAACACCATCCCTTTTGATCCCGAATCTCCCTTTGTCACCAGTGGTTTGCGACTCGGCTCTCCCGCCATGACTACTCGTGGTTTAGGAGTTAATGAGTTTACTGAAATTGGCAACATCATCGCTGATCGCCTGCTTCACCCAGATGATGAAGCGATCGCCCAAGCCTGTCGTCATCGAGTTGCGACATTGTGCAGCCAATTTCCGCTGTATTCCCATCTGCAAATTCCTGTACCTGCATTTGCATAA
- a CDS encoding UDP-N-acetylmuramyl pentapeptide phosphotransferase/UDP-N-acetylglucosamine-1-phosphate transferase (IMG reference gene:2510096932~PFAM: Glycosyl transferase family 4) — MTTHYWYHLTAFVVAALVVLWATPRVKKFGLKRGLVDRPGGRKIHKRPMVRLGGVAIFVGTIAALLVVWWTGGFGIQTPQKEYELWGVVVGGLAFFLIGLADDILTLPALTRLFAQLLVAAAVWQAGVQIDFLTVPGIGLVPLQDWLSLPITVIWLVGMANAINMIDGLDGLAAGVSGIAAAVMLVVTLFMHQPAAALIAAALSGACFGFLRYNFNPAQIFMGDGGAYFMGFILAGVGIIGLVKSVTTVAVLLPYLILAVPILDIFTVVIDRLRRGKSPFAADKRHLHHRLLQAGLSQRLAVLFIYSLTLWAGTLALAISNMPSGWGYAIAATALLSFTGWQVWKTAKQS, encoded by the coding sequence ATGACTACTCATTACTGGTATCACCTAACTGCTTTTGTTGTTGCTGCGCTCGTAGTTCTCTGGGCAACTCCCCGCGTTAAAAAGTTTGGATTGAAGCGAGGATTAGTGGATCGCCCCGGAGGACGGAAGATTCATAAACGTCCCATGGTGCGCTTGGGGGGTGTTGCCATTTTTGTAGGGACAATTGCAGCACTGTTAGTCGTTTGGTGGACTGGAGGCTTCGGTATCCAAACTCCTCAAAAAGAGTATGAACTGTGGGGCGTTGTGGTTGGTGGGCTAGCATTTTTCCTGATTGGACTGGCAGATGACATTCTCACGCTACCTGCATTGACTCGCCTCTTCGCACAACTCTTAGTAGCCGCTGCAGTCTGGCAAGCTGGCGTTCAGATTGACTTTCTAACGGTTCCAGGTATCGGTTTAGTGCCATTGCAAGACTGGTTAAGCCTGCCGATTACAGTCATTTGGTTAGTTGGCATGGCCAATGCCATCAACATGATTGATGGGCTAGATGGGTTAGCCGCAGGCGTATCGGGAATCGCAGCAGCCGTGATGCTTGTTGTCACGCTGTTTATGCATCAACCTGCTGCCGCATTAATAGCAGCAGCACTCTCCGGGGCGTGTTTTGGGTTTCTACGCTACAATTTTAACCCTGCCCAAATTTTTATGGGAGACGGTGGCGCTTACTTCATGGGGTTTATCCTGGCTGGCGTTGGCATTATTGGATTGGTGAAGTCAGTTACTACGGTTGCTGTGTTACTTCCTTACCTGATTCTGGCAGTTCCAATTCTTGACATTTTTACGGTTGTGATTGATCGTCTGCGTCGAGGCAAATCACCATTTGCAGCGGATAAGCGCCACCTGCACCATCGGTTACTGCAGGCTGGGTTATCTCAACGATTAGCCGTATTGTTTATTTATTCTCTAACTCTGTGGGCAGGCACCTTAGCCCTGGCAATCTCCAATATGCCGAGTGGATGGGGGTATGCGATCGCGGCAACTGCGCTGTTGAGCTTTACGGGCTGGCAGGTTTGGAAGACGGCGAAACAATCCTGA
- a CDS encoding competence/damage-inducible protein CinA-like protein (IMG reference gene:2510096933~PFAM: Probable molybdopterin binding domain; Competence-damaged protein~TIGRFAM: competence/damage-inducible protein CinA N-terminal domain; competence/damage-inducible protein CinA C-terminal domain; molybdenum cofactor synthesis domain), producing the protein MSPVAEIICVGTELLLGDILNSNAQFLARELATLGIPHYYQSVVGDNLERINRVVRTACDRASLLIFTGGLGPTPDDLTHEALAACFGVPLVEYPEILEDITRKFAQRGRVMTPNNCKQALLPQGSTVLTNSTGSAPGIIWQPHPGLTILTFPGVPTEMQLMWRDVAVPYLKQAGWVQKTVCSRLLRFWGISESALAEKVAPFFNSSNPTVAPYANLGEVKLRISAMADTEAAAQAMIAPIEAQLRAIGGLDCYGADTDSLASVVGQLLQARGETLAVAESCTGGGLGAMLTSVSGSSSYFWGGIISYDNSVKVGLLRVTHDALAMYGAVSHEVAKQMAEGVRDRLNTTWGLSITGVAGPTGGSSEKPVGLVYIGLAGKDTVQSVEYRFGAERGREWIRHLSTCSALDQLRRQLLIVKQ; encoded by the coding sequence ATGAGTCCTGTTGCTGAAATTATTTGCGTAGGTACAGAGCTGTTGCTGGGAGATATTTTGAACAGTAACGCTCAGTTTTTAGCACGGGAATTGGCAACTTTAGGGATTCCCCATTACTACCAATCCGTTGTTGGAGACAATCTAGAGCGAATTAACCGAGTGGTAAGAACAGCCTGCGATCGCGCCAGTCTCTTAATTTTTACCGGAGGATTAGGTCCCACTCCCGATGATCTAACCCATGAGGCATTAGCAGCATGCTTTGGGGTTCCACTGGTTGAGTATCCGGAAATTCTGGAAGACATCACCCGAAAGTTTGCTCAGCGCGGACGGGTCATGACCCCTAATAACTGTAAGCAGGCATTACTGCCTCAAGGGTCCACCGTCTTGACAAATTCTACTGGCAGTGCGCCTGGGATTATTTGGCAGCCTCACCCAGGTCTTACTATCCTTACCTTTCCTGGCGTTCCAACAGAAATGCAGCTAATGTGGCGAGATGTTGCTGTTCCTTACCTAAAGCAAGCAGGATGGGTACAAAAAACTGTGTGTAGCCGCTTACTCCGTTTTTGGGGAATTTCAGAATCGGCTCTGGCTGAAAAGGTTGCCCCCTTTTTTAACTCGTCAAATCCCACAGTTGCTCCTTACGCCAACTTGGGCGAAGTCAAACTGAGAATTTCGGCAATGGCAGATACAGAAGCGGCTGCCCAAGCGATGATTGCACCCATCGAAGCACAACTACGAGCCATTGGTGGCTTAGATTGTTACGGCGCAGATACCGATTCATTAGCATCCGTAGTAGGGCAGTTACTCCAAGCCCGTGGAGAGACATTGGCAGTTGCCGAATCCTGCACAGGTGGTGGATTGGGAGCCATGCTGACCAGTGTTTCTGGCAGCTCCAGCTATTTTTGGGGTGGCATCATTTCCTACGACAATTCAGTGAAGGTGGGATTACTGAGGGTAACTCATGATGCCCTGGCAATGTACGGTGCTGTTAGCCATGAGGTTGCGAAACAGATGGCAGAAGGAGTGCGCGATCGCCTCAATACTACCTGGGGACTCAGTATTACTGGCGTGGCAGGTCCCACAGGTGGCAGCAGTGAAAAGCCTGTAGGCTTGGTTTACATCGGTTTAGCTGGGAAAGACACCGTGCAAAGCGTAGAATATCGCTTTGGGGCAGAACGAGGACGGGAATGGATACGTCATTTAAGTACGTGCTCGGCACTGGATCAGTTGCGTCGGCAGTTGCTGATAGTCAAACAATGA
- a CDS encoding hypothetical protein (IMG reference gene:2510096934), translating to MDYLEKVLEKLKEWARKLIEALLGPETQPEPEPIPIPVNDPQRR from the coding sequence ATGGATTACCTGGAAAAGGTGCTTGAGAAACTCAAGGAATGGGCTAGAAAGCTGATTGAGGCACTGTTGGGTCCAGAAACACAGCCCGAACCTGAGCCAATTCCAATTCCTGTAAACGATCCACAGCGTCGTTGA
- a CDS encoding 3-dehydroquinate dehydratase (IMG reference gene:2510096935~PFAM: Dehydroquinase class II~TIGRFAM: 3-dehydroquinate dehydratase, type II) — translation MILSELVSGSLSLVSILVLHGPNLNLLGKREPDVYGSVTLDEINSLLEQAASFLQVKVSCLQSNHEGELVDQIHKALGLHNGILINAGAYTHTSVAIRDAIAAVNIPTVEVHLSNIYRREEFRHHSYIAPVAIGQISGFGAESYRLGLQALVQHLRKV, via the coding sequence TTGATCTTGTCTGAGCTAGTAAGTGGGTCACTGTCTTTGGTCAGTATTCTCGTACTGCACGGACCAAACCTGAATCTCCTGGGAAAGCGAGAGCCAGATGTTTATGGTTCGGTGACATTGGATGAGATCAATTCGCTGTTGGAACAAGCAGCAAGCTTCCTTCAGGTTAAGGTTTCATGTCTGCAGTCAAATCATGAAGGCGAGCTAGTAGACCAAATCCACAAGGCACTTGGCTTACACAACGGAATCTTAATCAATGCGGGTGCCTACACTCATACCAGTGTTGCCATCCGAGATGCGATTGCGGCGGTTAACATCCCAACTGTTGAAGTGCATCTTAGTAATATTTATCGACGTGAAGAATTTCGCCACCATTCATACATCGCCCCTGTTGCAATTGGTCAAATTAGTGGCTTTGGTGCGGAGAGTTATCGCCTAGGATTGCAAGCATTGGTTCAACATCTTCGCAAGGTTTAG
- a CDS encoding multimeric flavodoxin WrbA (IMG reference gene:2510096936~PFAM: NADPH-dependent FMN reductase), producing MTSVAIVYFSGSGHTHLMAQAVAEGASSVGADVKLLRITGEQIVNGRWQDAEMLQMLNQADAIVFGSPTYMGGVAAQFKAFLDAASEAWFTQQWKDKIAGGFTHSSSLSGDKQGTLLYLAINAAQHSMIWVGAGDLPSQYLGKQDGVNRLGSFLGIMGQSPMGTGGEEPVLESGDRLTAQNYGRRIAEATLRWNHSQVAA from the coding sequence ATGACATCCGTTGCAATTGTGTACTTCTCCGGCTCTGGTCACACTCACTTGATGGCTCAGGCGGTGGCAGAGGGAGCCTCAAGTGTCGGTGCTGATGTGAAATTGTTGCGAATTACAGGCGAACAAATTGTGAATGGTCGCTGGCAGGATGCAGAAATGCTGCAAATGCTGAATCAGGCTGATGCGATTGTATTCGGCTCACCGACTTATATGGGAGGTGTGGCAGCACAATTCAAAGCCTTCTTAGATGCTGCCAGTGAAGCCTGGTTTACTCAGCAGTGGAAGGACAAGATTGCAGGCGGATTCACTCACTCTAGTTCCCTGAGTGGAGATAAGCAAGGTACGCTGCTGTATTTAGCAATTAATGCTGCGCAGCACAGTATGATCTGGGTGGGTGCGGGTGATCTCCCCAGTCAGTATCTTGGGAAACAGGATGGCGTGAATCGGCTTGGCTCGTTCTTAGGCATTATGGGACAGAGTCCTATGGGAACAGGCGGAGAAGAACCTGTGTTGGAATCGGGCGACCGCTTAACAGCACAAAACTATGGACGACGAATTGCTGAAGCCACGCTCCGTTGGAATCATTCGCAAGTTGCAGCTTAA